One Fuerstiella marisgermanici DNA window includes the following coding sequences:
- a CDS encoding aldose 1-epimerase, with product MQIVVLNDPITGSSAQIAAHLGFNCFDFTARVNDESVAVIHAAEGFADGTKPPSHSGIPLLFPFPNRIRSGRYSWDGKDYELPESLVGYEGSGNAIHGFCLDRPWRIVSQTESSVTGVFQTSKDAPERLPLWPADAEIEICYSLNNACLRADIEVGNPSDTPLPWGFGTHAYFKLPLSRNSDADKCAVYAPVKKTWELNGCLPTGQILDPPKDAQLDRSPYFGDLKVDDVYTSVESSNGVVECKVTDEQAGLQMIQRCDDSFREIVAFTPPWATAVCLEPYTCTTDAINLQQQGVDAGLQVLEPGGKWNGWIEIAVGTVGC from the coding sequence ATGCAGATCGTTGTTCTTAATGACCCAATCACAGGTTCGTCGGCTCAAATTGCCGCCCATCTGGGATTCAACTGTTTTGACTTTACGGCTCGCGTGAATGACGAGTCCGTTGCTGTCATCCATGCCGCCGAAGGGTTTGCCGACGGCACCAAGCCGCCCAGTCACAGCGGCATTCCGCTGCTGTTCCCTTTTCCCAACCGAATTCGTTCCGGACGCTATTCGTGGGATGGCAAGGACTACGAACTTCCGGAATCACTGGTTGGCTACGAAGGATCAGGTAATGCGATCCACGGTTTCTGCCTCGATCGACCGTGGCGGATCGTGTCGCAAACAGAATCCTCGGTGACCGGCGTCTTTCAAACCAGCAAAGACGCGCCAGAACGTTTGCCACTGTGGCCTGCCGACGCGGAAATTGAAATCTGCTACTCGCTGAACAACGCTTGTTTGCGAGCCGACATCGAAGTGGGCAATCCGTCAGACACGCCACTGCCGTGGGGCTTTGGAACTCACGCGTATTTCAAACTGCCGCTTTCTCGCAACAGCGATGCGGACAAGTGTGCGGTGTACGCTCCCGTGAAAAAGACGTGGGAACTGAACGGCTGTCTGCCGACCGGCCAGATTCTCGATCCACCAAAAGATGCACAACTGGACCGTTCGCCGTACTTTGGCGACCTGAAGGTTGACGACGTTTATACGTCGGTCGAAAGTTCAAACGGTGTGGTGGAATGCAAAGTAACGGACGAGCAGGCGGGATTGCAGATGATTCAACGCTGCGACGACAGCTTCCGCGAGATCGTCGCGTTCACACCGCCATGGGCGACTGCCGTTTGCCTTGAGCCTTACACCTGCACAACCGACGCCATCAATCTTCAACAGCAGGGTGTCGATGCCGGTCTGCAGGTGCTGGAACCAGGCGGCAAGTGGAATGGCTGGATCGAAATCGCAGTCGGCACCGTTGGCTGTTGA
- a CDS encoding filamentous hemagglutinin N-terminal domain-containing protein, with amino-acid sequence MIPRNTNWHAEFIHNLELKSRAHAVARRNEYRRQRSWSRNLRKRLATLLAAGAITVGGSLDWNASARAELPTGADVVAGAAIINSGGPVMDVNATSTRTIINWNQFSIGSGNTANFNLPDSSSAILNRVTTPDMPSVINGALNSNGNVMLVNPSGIMVGASGLVNTNAFTASTFDIANDKFMAGGALTFSGDSAAGLVNNGTINTGTGGAHLIANDISNNGSITSSGGNITLSGGGEVTLNNGVTYVQPTLETLSSGISPTAGLIQNTGTIRATGAATSGGEVYLVNPNGKILHDGTIAAHREPTRLAAAPGETSAASGGGSQGAHVQLEADEITLSENSSIDVAGTDGGGTVLVGGDWQGSGNMTQATSVTMEAGAMIDASATKGGDGGTIVLWSDVANAESITKAFGTLVARAGEVFGDGGQIETSGARIETDGVSVDAGAANGNGGHWLIDPYNYLIDAVAASNVVSALNTGTSVTVTTTADNASYGSSGTNTELGDIVVRSDIVTGAMSGDATLTLQAHRHINVDANIDATQNGNTAKLNVTLLADSDHSGDGINIVNGDSIKTNGGSLTFGDGSTATIGGSSVQVGGDVYISGTAAQSFETGGGTIAVNGETILANTNGVTFDSGDGAIVFGGVLNSGNQYTGVTSTQTWVGAVAHAKSGTGDQLGDTYLATITSRLENAIAGIAVDYAPSWLGGRRVTGIGTDSLWRWVTGPEGLQDSGNGLVFATGSHGATPVDGAFTNWNSGEPNNSGGNETVVQFVGAAGNWNDLPLNSSTLTQYVRETNLAPTAVTINAGSGSVTFNGGIGGSKALASLDVTASQGIAINGGQVNTTGTQTFHSPVLLGNHTHLSTIQSDIVFDSTVDSNSTSTPWNLTTTITPGNVYHWVDWTTWDAASKTATGTITVGSDVITVTYHNPQGIYGIQTSGGTAYWTGRGGGAFAGESPYVSDNVANGPSTTDLIQLRYAGSQTLTFSESVENLAFSIMSMNGNGYGFDQDFTIESYSGLNGAGPGYFGGGTMTKAIVGDTFQLNDGGINSASDGHSEPHGTIRFGNAFSELTWNSLSDETWNAFSVGVSGTSSTAGSVQFNGAVGSNAALGDITVNAAVQTTANIAAASSFDVTGLANLGGDITTSGDQTFGSAVTLGADTALTTTSNGNVNFVSTVDGDHDLSVETSGTGDVTLNAAIGANEALSGLTITTDGVGADVTVKSSIVVEGDVSIGGGDVLIGGDVTKSTAANTTVSLLASGSLTVDSGVTIGTATDTTDLAVASGTSGNFDGLLIGNGSLTKSGNGFLRINTVQTYTGDTTIHDGILMLGADDVLPDLTRLIVNANGILSLNSFDDTVGSIEGSGLIENGSIVRDGIVLWLDAGNGASYDGTGTTWNDLSGNGYDGTLFGDPTYNGSKRQFEFTTNAQYAQLGALPADFLSSGDGVLDGLTLFTVADFGTANLWERIVDFGSGDPTDNIILSRFGNTNAVNFELYPGSGGEEHKVDLTGTNTLITAGGGTRSYAGTADGTNFRLFADGNLEITTAETALPNEVELSNNYIGKSNWSADDTLRGSIGIVLVYDRALSSSEVQQNHSALIARSPATLTVGGNNLDTTFSGQLENGADTLNLTKIGTGALTLSGNNGYSGTTTINAGSLIVGAGGTSGTLGTGNVINNTDLLFNRSDDFTIVNDISGTGDLTKQGTNELTLTGDATYSGETDVSDGSLVFQNDVAPAISGFTGSGSVTIEPTGTKFSGAVTSNYGIADTITGLTIGKDGNTSDVTVNSVTNINGDVSLHGGNVAINNTLTTTAGNKLTIDASGDVTQTSAITTDSLALQGTGNFTIGNAGNSIGTLAGGESGTLLGNVAVTNPGALTVGTVGAQSGIVASGTINIATQSGDLTIAQDISTTDTSASAITLNAGQITAAGTATGGNLVLSNSPSITVGTGGRATLYTGSVADSMGLAELLNSGSGRFRYNSDESATNFSLALGSGVYGVYRERPTVSGAVGNQTVTYGTAPTLTPTITGTVNGDTTAQVFGAAPTIDVGGSTSTSGNYTVGDHSLTISAGAEQLGYAVNTFTGGTLTVNAKSITTSIAINGKVYDGTNAATITAGANGTILGDAVTVNGSAAFDNADAGTGKTVTVTGINLTGADASNYVLNSTSHSGTADITQK; translated from the coding sequence ATGATTCCACGCAACACTAACTGGCACGCTGAATTCATTCACAACCTTGAACTGAAGTCTCGAGCCCACGCCGTGGCCCGCAGAAACGAATATCGTCGTCAGCGATCATGGTCCAGAAATCTACGCAAGCGTCTGGCTACGCTGTTGGCCGCCGGTGCGATTACTGTCGGTGGAAGCCTGGACTGGAACGCTTCAGCGCGAGCAGAGCTGCCGACGGGAGCAGACGTCGTAGCTGGGGCTGCCATCATCAATTCCGGCGGGCCAGTGATGGACGTCAATGCGACGTCGACACGGACAATCATCAACTGGAATCAATTTAGCATCGGTTCTGGTAACACGGCCAATTTCAATCTGCCTGATTCCAGCAGCGCGATTCTGAATCGAGTCACCACGCCCGACATGCCGTCGGTGATAAACGGAGCATTGAATTCCAATGGGAATGTGATGCTGGTTAATCCCAGCGGCATCATGGTTGGTGCATCTGGTCTGGTAAATACGAATGCGTTCACCGCGTCGACGTTTGACATTGCTAACGACAAGTTCATGGCAGGCGGTGCGCTGACATTTTCCGGCGATTCGGCTGCCGGCTTAGTGAACAATGGAACGATCAACACGGGAACTGGCGGTGCTCACCTGATCGCTAACGACATTTCAAATAATGGTTCAATTACGTCTTCGGGGGGGAATATCACGTTAAGTGGCGGTGGCGAAGTGACTCTGAACAACGGTGTTACGTACGTGCAGCCGACGTTGGAGACTCTTAGCAGCGGCATCAGTCCGACCGCCGGGTTGATCCAGAACACGGGCACGATCCGAGCCACCGGTGCGGCGACTTCGGGCGGGGAAGTCTATCTGGTTAACCCGAACGGAAAAATTTTGCACGACGGGACGATTGCGGCCCATCGCGAGCCGACGAGGCTAGCCGCCGCGCCCGGCGAGACATCCGCGGCCAGCGGAGGGGGCTCACAGGGCGCACACGTGCAGCTCGAAGCCGACGAGATCACGCTTTCTGAAAATTCGTCAATCGATGTCGCGGGCACCGATGGCGGTGGAACCGTTTTGGTTGGTGGCGATTGGCAGGGCAGCGGCAACATGACTCAGGCAACGTCGGTCACAATGGAAGCTGGCGCGATGATTGATGCGTCGGCGACTAAAGGAGGCGACGGTGGGACGATCGTACTGTGGTCGGATGTGGCCAATGCCGAATCAATTACCAAAGCGTTCGGAACTCTGGTTGCTCGCGCTGGCGAAGTGTTTGGCGATGGCGGCCAAATTGAAACATCGGGGGCAAGAATCGAAACTGATGGGGTTTCCGTTGATGCGGGCGCTGCAAACGGAAACGGCGGACACTGGTTGATTGATCCCTACAACTATCTGATCGATGCGGTTGCGGCCAGCAATGTCGTCAGCGCTCTGAACACAGGCACCAGTGTGACTGTCACTACGACAGCCGACAATGCTTCTTACGGAAGCTCAGGTACAAACACCGAGCTTGGTGACATTGTGGTCCGCAGTGACATTGTCACCGGAGCGATGTCGGGCGACGCAACACTGACCTTGCAGGCTCACCGCCATATTAATGTTGATGCGAATATCGATGCGACTCAAAACGGTAACACAGCGAAATTGAACGTCACGTTGCTGGCTGACTCGGATCATTCCGGCGATGGCATTAATATCGTGAACGGCGATTCGATAAAGACCAACGGCGGAAGTTTGACCTTCGGTGACGGCAGCACTGCGACGATCGGCGGATCCAGCGTTCAAGTCGGTGGTGACGTTTACATCAGCGGCACGGCCGCTCAATCGTTTGAAACCGGCGGCGGTACTATTGCGGTCAATGGCGAAACGATTTTGGCGAACACGAATGGTGTCACGTTTGACTCTGGCGACGGAGCCATCGTCTTTGGTGGCGTCTTGAACTCAGGCAACCAATACACGGGCGTCACCAGCACACAGACGTGGGTAGGTGCTGTTGCTCATGCAAAGTCGGGAACTGGCGACCAGTTGGGTGATACCTACCTGGCAACGATTACGTCCCGATTAGAGAACGCAATCGCCGGCATCGCAGTCGACTATGCTCCTTCCTGGTTGGGAGGTAGACGTGTCACCGGCATCGGCACGGATTCGTTGTGGCGTTGGGTGACTGGTCCAGAAGGATTACAAGACAGCGGCAACGGTCTGGTCTTTGCGACCGGCAGCCATGGAGCGACTCCTGTCGACGGAGCCTTTACCAACTGGAATTCGGGAGAACCGAACAATTCTGGCGGAAATGAAACTGTTGTCCAGTTTGTTGGGGCGGCAGGAAACTGGAACGATCTCCCTCTTAACTCATCAACACTCACTCAATATGTACGCGAAACCAACCTCGCGCCAACTGCAGTCACAATCAACGCCGGCAGCGGAAGCGTCACCTTCAACGGCGGCATCGGAGGCAGCAAGGCACTCGCGTCGCTGGACGTGACCGCGAGCCAGGGCATTGCTATCAACGGAGGTCAAGTCAATACGACTGGAACGCAGACTTTCCACAGTCCCGTCCTGCTGGGTAACCACACCCATTTATCGACTATCCAAAGCGATATTGTCTTCGACTCAACCGTGGATTCCAACAGCACCAGCACCCCCTGGAATCTGACAACGACAATCACACCTGGCAACGTCTACCACTGGGTCGACTGGACGACGTGGGATGCCGCCAGCAAGACAGCGACGGGAACAATCACGGTTGGCTCCGATGTGATTACCGTCACATATCACAACCCTCAAGGGATCTACGGCATCCAAACATCGGGCGGAACTGCCTATTGGACCGGGCGAGGTGGTGGAGCCTTCGCTGGCGAGTCACCTTATGTCAGCGACAACGTGGCCAACGGTCCCTCCACAACGGACCTGATTCAATTGCGGTATGCTGGCTCTCAAACGTTGACGTTCAGCGAATCCGTCGAAAACCTTGCATTCAGCATCATGAGCATGAACGGCAACGGCTACGGGTTCGATCAGGATTTCACGATTGAATCCTATTCGGGATTAAACGGTGCTGGCCCCGGCTACTTCGGCGGTGGCACGATGACCAAAGCCATAGTGGGAGACACGTTTCAGCTTAACGACGGCGGAATCAACAGCGCCAGCGATGGGCATAGCGAACCGCACGGGACGATTCGCTTCGGGAATGCTTTCAGTGAACTGACCTGGAACAGCCTCAGCGACGAAACCTGGAACGCGTTCTCCGTCGGAGTCAGCGGAACCAGCTCGACGGCCGGCAGCGTGCAATTCAATGGTGCCGTCGGCAGCAACGCAGCACTGGGTGACATCACCGTCAACGCCGCCGTACAAACGACAGCCAACATTGCTGCTGCGTCTTCGTTCGACGTCACTGGTCTCGCCAACCTGGGTGGCGACATCACAACATCAGGAGATCAAACATTCGGCAGTGCCGTCACACTGGGCGCCGATACGGCGTTGACCACGACCAGCAATGGAAACGTAAACTTCGTGAGCACAGTCGATGGCGATCACGACTTATCTGTTGAAACCAGCGGCACAGGCGACGTCACGCTTAACGCAGCGATCGGAGCTAACGAAGCTTTATCGGGATTGACCATTACTACCGATGGCGTTGGCGCAGACGTCACCGTCAAATCCAGCATCGTGGTCGAAGGAGACGTTTCCATCGGCGGCGGCGACGTTCTTATTGGCGGCGACGTCACCAAGTCAACCGCAGCAAACACAACTGTCAGTTTGCTGGCGTCGGGCAGCCTGACCGTTGATAGCGGTGTGACAATCGGTACCGCCACCGACACGACTGACTTGGCTGTTGCAAGCGGCACGTCGGGGAATTTTGATGGACTTCTTATCGGCAACGGAAGCCTGACGAAAAGCGGCAACGGCTTTCTAAGAATCAATACCGTTCAAACCTACACGGGCGACACAACGATCCACGATGGCATCTTAATGCTGGGGGCCGACGATGTTCTTCCCGATCTAACGCGGTTGATTGTCAATGCAAACGGCATCCTAAGCTTAAATAGCTTCGACGACACCGTGGGTTCGATCGAAGGCAGCGGCCTGATTGAAAACGGTTCAATCGTTCGGGATGGAATCGTGTTGTGGCTGGATGCTGGCAATGGTGCTTCGTACGATGGCACCGGAACCACGTGGAATGACCTGAGCGGAAACGGCTATGACGGCACACTGTTCGGCGACCCGACTTACAACGGTTCGAAGCGGCAATTCGAGTTCACCACCAATGCTCAATACGCTCAGCTGGGTGCGTTACCTGCCGATTTTCTGTCGTCCGGCGACGGAGTTCTGGATGGACTCACGCTGTTTACTGTCGCCGATTTTGGCACAGCCAATCTTTGGGAACGCATCGTTGACTTTGGTAGCGGCGATCCGACCGACAACATCATCTTGTCGCGTTTCGGCAATACAAATGCAGTCAACTTTGAGCTGTATCCAGGTTCCGGCGGTGAAGAGCACAAGGTGGACCTGACGGGCACCAACACGTTGATCACTGCTGGCGGTGGCACTCGCAGCTACGCCGGTACGGCTGACGGTACAAACTTCCGTCTGTTCGCTGACGGAAACCTGGAGATTACGACGGCAGAGACAGCGTTGCCGAATGAAGTCGAGCTGAGCAACAACTACATCGGCAAGAGCAACTGGTCCGCCGATGATACACTTCGTGGTTCGATCGGAATTGTGCTGGTTTATGATCGAGCACTCTCCAGTTCTGAAGTTCAGCAGAACCACTCGGCGTTGATTGCCCGCTCGCCCGCCACGCTGACGGTCGGCGGTAACAACCTTGACACAACGTTTAGCGGTCAGCTTGAAAATGGTGCCGACACGTTGAATCTGACCAAGATCGGCACTGGCGCACTGACGCTAAGCGGGAACAATGGATATTCGGGCACCACGACGATCAATGCCGGTTCATTGATTGTCGGCGCTGGCGGAACGAGTGGCACGTTGGGCACTGGCAACGTTATCAACAACACTGACTTGCTGTTCAACCGTAGCGACGACTTCACCATCGTCAACGACATTAGCGGCACCGGTGACCTGACAAAACAAGGCACCAACGAACTGACTCTGACTGGCGACGCGACATATTCAGGTGAAACTGATGTGTCGGATGGTTCGCTGGTCTTCCAAAACGACGTGGCTCCCGCGATAAGCGGATTCACTGGCAGCGGTTCGGTAACGATTGAACCAACAGGAACCAAGTTTAGCGGCGCTGTCACCAGCAACTACGGTATTGCCGATACGATCACTGGTCTGACCATCGGTAAGGATGGCAATACGTCCGATGTCACCGTCAACAGCGTGACAAACATCAACGGAGACGTATCGCTTCACGGCGGAAACGTCGCAATCAACAACACGTTGACGACGACCGCCGGGAATAAACTCACGATCGACGCCTCCGGCGATGTGACTCAAACGTCCGCCATCACGACCGACAGCCTCGCTCTGCAGGGAACGGGTAATTTCACGATTGGCAACGCTGGGAATTCGATTGGAACGCTTGCCGGCGGCGAATCCGGAACGCTTCTTGGAAATGTTGCCGTGACGAATCCCGGTGCATTGACGGTTGGCACCGTGGGAGCTCAAAGCGGAATAGTGGCAAGTGGTACAATCAATATTGCCACTCAGTCCGGCGACCTGACGATCGCTCAAGACATTTCGACGACAGACACATCTGCGTCGGCGATCACTCTAAACGCTGGACAAATCACAGCCGCCGGAACCGCAACGGGCGGCAACCTCGTTCTCAGCAATTCGCCTTCGATCACCGTTGGCACGGGCGGACGAGCCACCCTGTACACCGGCAGCGTTGCCGACAGCATGGGCCTGGCCGAACTGTTGAACAGCGGCAGTGGTCGCTTTCGTTACAACAGCGACGAATCAGCGACTAACTTCTCGCTTGCACTTGGCTCCGGCGTATATGGCGTCTATCGCGAACGGCCGACAGTCAGCGGAGCCGTCGGTAACCAGACGGTGACCTACGGAACGGCACCCACTCTTACGCCGACCATTACCGGAACTGTCAACGGCGACACAACGGCTCAGGTATTCGGCGCTGCTCCAACTATTGACGTAGGCGGTTCAACATCAACCAGTGGCAACTACACAGTCGGCGATCACAGCCTGACAATCTCCGCCGGAGCCGAACAATTGGGTTACGCTGTCAACACGTTCACCGGCGGAACACTGACCGTCAACGCCAAGTCGATCACGACATCGATCGCCATCAACGGCAAAGTCTACGACGGCACCAATGCCGCAACGATTACTGCTGGTGCCAACGGCACAATCCTGGGGGATGCGGTTACCGTCAATGGTTCGGCGGCGTTCGACAATGCCGATGCCGGCACCGGCAAGACGGTCACCGTCACGGGAATCAATCTCACAGGTGCCGATGCCTCAAACTATGTACTGAATTCCACG
- a CDS encoding ShlB/FhaC/HecB family hemolysin secretion/activation protein — translation MEDANRFRPSLLAGSLLILTMLHSNIAHGQNFDRYRPLDPSRLPNANAPQSVPAPELPPKNHDDRPLINCLNAVVVVDRADKVSLEPAIDELTGVHYDFAVQDSLVYSDCVRHIVESHIGQPLSLKSLNQMARDIAKAYRDCGQPIVDVQIPEQRISSGTLHLVIVESVIGRVLIDPDCVFNCCELDRWIECTCPGDRVYESKLQSDLFWVNQNPFRRVKVDFRPGSVSGTTDVIYQSNDVTPLRGYVGADDTGVKSLNYGRFFAGVMYGNMFGRGGQLSYQYTTDQSFQRLKAHSVNYNHAVNRRYSVGTYGSYATVSPMLGGGLNQDGESWQVGVSTTRHLIRSAQHSRNLTAGLDFKSTNNNLEFAGSTVSASNADLVQLRFGVDDFVRSSVDEYMSLKADIYVGPGGGGTGSHSAAAFQTIRPGSSPDYLYARFTGEETSLIGCDWMLLSRLTGQVASERLLFSETLGLGGYDTIRGFDQRAFNADSGWIANFEFGPRTTRWGDPDDVHSRRIFAFMDLGNGYLSNARAGEDAYTFAASTGVGLRFNVSDRLSARLDWGYGWQDIDNARRSNRLHMGFTWIPGRRP, via the coding sequence ATGGAAGACGCAAACCGATTTCGGCCATCATTGTTGGCTGGATCTCTCCTCATTTTGACGATGCTGCACAGCAACATCGCGCACGGTCAGAACTTCGACCGCTATCGCCCTCTGGATCCATCGCGTCTGCCGAACGCCAACGCGCCTCAATCTGTGCCAGCGCCGGAACTACCGCCAAAGAACCATGACGATCGTCCCCTGATTAATTGCCTAAACGCAGTGGTTGTCGTTGACCGAGCCGACAAGGTGTCGCTGGAACCGGCAATCGATGAGCTCACTGGCGTTCACTACGACTTTGCCGTCCAGGATTCGCTCGTGTATTCCGACTGCGTTCGGCACATTGTTGAATCGCACATCGGGCAGCCGCTGTCTTTGAAAAGCCTGAATCAAATGGCTCGCGACATCGCCAAAGCGTACCGCGACTGTGGCCAGCCGATTGTAGACGTGCAAATTCCGGAGCAGCGAATTAGCAGTGGTACCCTGCATCTTGTCATTGTCGAATCCGTCATCGGGCGAGTTCTTATTGACCCCGATTGCGTATTCAATTGTTGCGAACTGGATCGCTGGATTGAATGCACGTGTCCGGGCGATCGGGTGTATGAATCGAAACTGCAAAGCGATTTGTTTTGGGTAAATCAGAACCCGTTTCGCCGAGTCAAAGTCGACTTTCGACCGGGCAGCGTTAGCGGCACTACGGACGTGATCTACCAATCAAACGACGTCACACCACTGCGTGGCTACGTGGGTGCCGACGATACAGGAGTGAAGTCGCTGAACTACGGCCGCTTTTTTGCTGGAGTCATGTACGGCAACATGTTTGGTCGCGGCGGGCAACTAAGCTATCAGTATACCACAGACCAATCGTTTCAGCGCCTGAAGGCCCATTCAGTTAACTACAACCATGCGGTTAACCGCCGTTACAGCGTGGGAACGTATGGCAGCTATGCGACGGTGTCGCCGATGCTGGGAGGTGGTCTAAACCAGGACGGCGAAAGCTGGCAAGTCGGCGTCAGCACGACTCGCCACTTAATCCGATCTGCCCAGCATTCTCGTAACCTAACCGCAGGTCTGGACTTTAAATCGACGAACAATAACCTTGAATTCGCCGGTTCCACGGTGAGTGCCTCGAATGCCGACCTTGTTCAGTTGCGATTCGGCGTCGACGACTTTGTCCGGTCCTCAGTCGATGAATACATGTCGCTGAAGGCAGATATCTACGTCGGACCGGGCGGTGGTGGCACAGGCTCTCATTCCGCTGCAGCGTTTCAAACGATTCGACCGGGCTCGTCGCCTGACTATCTCTACGCTCGGTTCACAGGCGAAGAAACATCGTTGATTGGCTGCGACTGGATGCTGTTAAGTCGCCTGACGGGACAAGTTGCCTCGGAACGCCTGCTGTTCAGCGAAACTCTTGGTTTGGGCGGCTACGATACGATTCGCGGTTTTGACCAGCGAGCGTTCAACGCAGACAGCGGTTGGATTGCGAACTTCGAATTTGGCCCGCGCACCACACGTTGGGGCGATCCTGACGACGTTCATTCTCGCCGCATCTTTGCGTTTATGGATCTCGGCAACGGCTACCTGTCGAACGCGCGTGCTGGTGAAGACGCTTACACGTTTGCAGCCAGCACCGGTGTCGGGCTGCGATTCAACGTCAGCGACCGCCTGAGTGCTCGACTGGATTGGGGCTACGGCTGGCAGGACATTGACAACGCTCGCCGAAGCAATCGTCTACACATGGGCTTCACCTGGATCCCTGGCAGGCGACCCTAA
- a CDS encoding YqgE/AlgH family protein, which produces MFKSLRGHFLVASNHLKDSNFYRAVVLMLEHTEESAMGIVVNRPSSIAVDAAMTQLNQTPVSTEPIFAGGPVDTSALFILHNCSEFGKDDEQITPGVFVTGSNDSFESLLSKDSTCNHDCHFRVYCGYAGWGPLQLDDELNRGDWRTLPAEGTIVFEFDPYNIWERCTEQLNQQNRLLPHNVENPEWN; this is translated from the coding sequence ATGTTTAAAAGTCTGCGGGGCCATTTTCTTGTGGCATCCAATCACCTGAAAGATTCCAACTTTTACCGCGCTGTCGTGCTGATGCTGGAGCACACAGAAGAGAGCGCGATGGGAATTGTGGTGAATCGGCCAAGTTCCATTGCGGTCGACGCCGCCATGACGCAGTTGAACCAGACACCGGTATCCACAGAACCGATCTTCGCAGGCGGCCCGGTCGATACGTCAGCGCTTTTTATTCTGCACAACTGTTCAGAATTCGGGAAAGACGACGAGCAGATTACGCCGGGTGTTTTTGTCACCGGCAGTAACGATTCCTTCGAGTCGCTGCTGAGCAAAGATTCCACTTGCAATCACGATTGCCATTTTCGAGTTTACTGCGGATACGCTGGCTGGGGGCCATTGCAGCTCGACGATGAATTGAATCGCGGCGACTGGCGAACGTTGCCGGCTGAGGGGACGATCGTCTTCGAATTCGATCCCTACAACATTTGGGAACGTTGCACGGAGCAATTGAACCAGCAAAACCGATTGCTGCCTCACAACGTCGAAAACCCCGAATGGAACTAA